From Kryptolebias marmoratus isolate JLee-2015 linkage group LG15, ASM164957v2, whole genome shotgun sequence, a single genomic window includes:
- the LOC108240253 gene encoding secretory carrier-associated membrane protein 5-like, with amino-acid sequence MAEPNFPPLPGFIPLKPCFHQDFEDIPEQHRSMCKKMYHLWILNSATLVVNLIGCFAWMFGGGGVTNFGLAIIWLLMFTPCSYVCWFRPIYKAFKTDSSFNFMMFFFVFMAQVGISIIQSIGIPGWGVCGWLATISYFSYNILIAIIMLVPTIMFTAVASLSFIALTKIHNFYRGTGASFSKAQEEWATGAWKNPHVQAAAQQAAMGAAAGTMQDQYSSPHYENQM; translated from the exons ATGGCTG AGCCAAATTTTCCTCCACTGCCTGGATTTATTCCTCTCAAGCCATGCTTCCATCAAGACTTTGAAGACATCCCTGAACAGCACCGCAGCATGTGCAAGAAAATGTACCACCTGTGGATAT TGAACAGTGCCACACTTGTAGTAAATCTCATTGGCTGCTTTGCTTGGATGTTTGGTGGAGGTGGAGTGACCAACTTTGGACTGGCCATCATCTGGCTCCTAATGTTCACTCCTTGCTCCTACGTGTGCTGGTTCAGACCCATCTACAAGGCCTTCAA gactGACAGCTCCTTCAACTTTATGATGTTCTTCTTTGTGTTCATGGCACAAGTTGGAATCAGTATCATCCAGAGCATTGGCATCCCGGGATGGGGAGTATG tggtTGGTTGGCAACCATCTCCTACTTCAGCTATAATATTTTGATTGCTATAATCATGCTCGTCCCTACAATCATGTTCACTGCTGTGGCCTCGCTGTCCTTCATTGCACTTACTAAG ATCCATAATTTCTACCGAGGCACTGGTGCCAGCTTCTCCAAAGCTCAGGAGGAATGGGCCACAGGGGCCTGGAAGAACCCTCACGTCCAGGCAGCAGCCCAACAGGCCGCCATGGGGGCAGCTGCCGGAACCATGCAGGATCAGTACTCCAGCCCACATTATGAAAATCAGATGTAG